A segment of the Mercurialis annua linkage group LG4, ddMerAnnu1.2, whole genome shotgun sequence genome:
CCAAATAGAAGCACACAAATATTCTTTTTGTTTAATTGCTGCACAGTCCAACTTCGATGGAATAATTAGAGAGAGGACAAATAATGCCCCACTATATCTCTATGACTTCCCGGACCTTAACCAGAACACTACATTTGTTGTGACACTACCTCACTTAGGTTTACACTATGTGGAGTTCCGGGGCATCAAAATTAACGGGAAAATGGTCCCCGTCAATACTAAATATTGGAAAAGAGGCCGTACGGGTAGATACGGGGTAATTTTGGATACTGGTACGCGGATTACACGCTTTCCAAAGAATGTGTATAATGAGATCCGCGATTCATTCAAAAGGAGTGTGACTGGCAAAAAGCACATAATTAAATTAGGTATTATGGACACCTGTTTTTATTCAATGAGCAATCCCGTAAAGTACATCCCAAAAGTACATTTATGCTTCGGAGGCGAAGAGAGAGAGCTTCAACTCGCACCCGAGCATATTATGGTTAAAGGAGGAGACGATGTGTATTGTTTAGCTTTTTCATCCCTAGATACTAATGATGATGTAACTATCATAGGGAGTCACCAACTTCAAAACACAAGATTATCTTTTGATATGTTGGTGATGTCAGTCAGTTTCACTCCTAATGATTGttaataaaaatatctatttcATACAACTCTTCAATCTATTATATTCTTTCTGATTTGCTTGTCGATAATTATCATGCAAcactaaaaaaaaaagtagattTAACCACCAAAATTTACTGAGTTTTAAAAAGTCCTCATTAGAACtgaggtatatatatataaacttccTTGTTAAAAATAAAGGTACAGAAAAGCCAAACTTAAAGTACTACAGTTGTATATGCATCACTAACAAACTACCATACACCTGACTTCGCTTGCAGTGATTATAGCAAAACACAAAAAGTATGACGGAAAAatgttgtgtttattttatctattttaggCGCAAGTATGGTGAGGAAAACCAAACTGAATTGGACCAAAATAACTCAAATTAGAGGACTGATTATAGATATGTTATAGATTGGGTTAGGTTTATCATGAGTAGCAAACCGGCCGTGTACTCCATGTAAGTATTGCTATTAAAATTTGAGAGTCTTACAGCTTAACAAATTCTAATAATTcttgatttaaaaaaacaaacaaaaaatctAATACAGTTGTAGGAGATGGAACATGACACTAATTCCTTTCCAATAAGGATACCAATTGGTTGCCATTCCCATTAGGTTTAGGAAAAGGACATGAGAAGGACAATGCGTATATAAAGGGCCAtagttgattttgttttttgacAAACCAAACCAAGTTTGTCACACAAACAACCGGATCATTACCTGGTCATTCTTCATAATGTCAAGCAATAATATGAGTAGAAAGTTGGTTTTAAGTTTCATCAACCACTCGTGTTTGTTATTAGGATTAGCAGCTTCGTTTTCATGGCTATACTTTGGCCAGCGCGTGAGTTCTTGGCGAAGAGCTCTTCATGCGAACCCCCTCGTAGACCTGGGGCTATTATCGTTGGCTGCATGGCTCCTTAAGCAGACGATGTGCTGGTTTTATCCTAGTCGCAAAACAAAGATAAGCAGTTTGTTTTCTCTGGCCATGCTTCAAATCCTGATTATGATCATCCTGGTCATGGGTTATGCAATGGTGGTCACCCATAAGGGAGAAGGAAGGGTAATTCCTGGAAGAGCCTATAAAGAGTATGATCTTGAGGATTTTCCAAACGAATTGGGAAGTTATCCATCAAGGTCTTTTATGATTCCAGTGGCGGTACGAGATTCGGGAGTTTGCACCAGATTTGGGCAGCAATTCAATCATCTGAATGAGTCCGAGTTTTACAATACCAATCTTACTCCACTACAGGTTTCATCTTTCTACTTTCAGATATTTTATTATAGCTTCTATATCAATTGTTTAAGCAAATATTAATGTCATTGAAAGCAGTTGGAATGCATGCAACTAACTAGagttattatgcaaagttgaaGATGTATTTATgggtattttatatttttgattttgcaGTCAGGTTGCTGTAAGCCACCCAGTTATTGTCCTTACGAATTCAAGAATGCAACAATTTGGAGAGCGAAGGGCAGCATAAGATATTTTCCAAAAAATGATTGTCTACGTTGGCATCATTATGAACACTTGGATGAAGATGACAAAAAGTACTGTTGGAATTGCAATTCGTGCAGGGGTGCAGTACTTTTCAACGTCAAGACGGAATGGAGACACATGGTTCTTACCAATACGATTCTGCTTCTATCATTGCTGCTCTTTTACTCGCTACCTCGTCTTTACTATTCCTATTTACATTGAACTCTCTGTGCATGGAAtatttcaacattttatttatttcagctttatattttttatttatttttctggtCTAATCTAAAAATCTACTGAAGTGTTAGGAATGATCTATATTATGTGTATAAATATGGATAGGAAGAAAAAAGaatttactaaatttttattttcaaatttattagtaattgattatttaattataaagttACGACCATTAAACTAAGaacaaaggataaaaaaaaccctcaacttggcacgaaataggcctaatctatactatatataaaagcacggatgggggggggggacaggcaaatttaccaaATAGTCCTTTTTAATATATTACTAAATAACGATTATatggtcattaactaattatttatttaatttattactaaaaatatagtATGATTAGAATCCTAAATAtacttcataaaaaaaatcctaaatatAATAGAATTAgagttctaattagaattaaaatccTAAATATAATAGAACGGAATCCTAATTAAAAACTAGCTACATTGTTGgtttaataaaatgttaatatcTTTAATATAATTTCTTAGAACTCGGTGTCCTCACAATCTTTGCAAAAAATGGGTGCCAATTTATGTTTCTTCTCATTtataggttttgttttgtaatctattgtttttatttggttttattgcttttttttattaatttgttttgtttggttcTTTTTTATGTGCTGCAAAGACCTTCTGAATTCGAAAAAAGTAGATGTGGTGCAATAACAGAACAAAGATAAGGGCATAACACTTGATGATTTTAAGGTCATTTAAAATACATATGGCtaacttttatttaaattattaatagcTATCAAGTCTATTCTatatatctatattatatataaaatacgaAGAGAAgcatgtatttttaaatttatattattaatatttttttgataattggtcatatttttaatgttattttaactattaatattattaataaatcaaattaaaatcctTATCCAACTcataaattcaataaaacctTCAAATAatctctaactaatttaatattaattatgaatCAAACACaatgatattattataatatatttaatccaACTCTCATGAGATATTTTTTAATCCAACAAAacactaactaatttaatttaaaatataatttaaaatatagtaatataattataattcatttaatttaGTATAATATTACACTTAATACTACTTTAAATATTAgtagaataaaattaatagcactaataaaattatatttatctcTAATAAAAactataactaatttaatattgattataaataaattaaattaacatgaCGAGTCACGTTAcaagccacgtgtgaaacatattaaataattattaatttatctaaatATTAACTAACTTAAACTACTtttgattcaattaaaatacTCACATATTTTGTAGAATCGTCTATTATATCTACCACTATACcatgatatttattaatttccTATTACAAAAAGAGTAAATCACTAAGTTTTTTGTTTTGAGAATAGAGTCAATTACtaagtttttttttgagaataagtcaattactaaattaattaccttgtattatgtttttttttacaattgatCATTTTATGATACAATATGTTGTTTATACATATGATTTGAACAAATTGATTTGCAAACATTTAtgattagaaaaatatttatagtcTGActggtttttttttcaaataatcgATTGAAAGGAAAAAGTTAGCTAAATAGAAAAACTTAACCTACATGCTTTATAACTCTAACCCTATAATAATTACTATCTTAATCTAATGAGAAAACTCTTAACTACTAACAAATTTGATGTTGATTATcagtaaaataatcaaaataaatttattaatatactatttattggtataattaatagttttaatccaactaataaaaatatcttATAATCCGACAAAACTATAACTACTTTAACAttgattataatataaatatattggtataattatagtaataatttgaaaaattaataaactgaGGTATAATATTTATTACGAGTCACAtaacgagccacgtgcgtagcacgtaatgcgaaactagtgtcttaaaaaaccccgaacttttagccccttttcaatcatattctgacgttgaaaatttatcaattttaccctattttgcatttttgtgttttaattgtaccctgaaaaattaaattaacgtcttttgtgtttgaaaatttgtttaaaacattctccatgtctcgcatatattgattgtatatttttaaaatttatttaaatttagttaaattaactaagaatttaaattagtgttaatttgattatggtttttagttagtttttaaaaataaaggacttatttgtacttttttgaataaaaaagaatttaatttcatgtttagacttaattaattgaatgatttcatcatttaagtaaaaaaataacaaaaattaaaatattggggtacaattgaaaacggaaaattcaaaagtgggtaaaattgacaaattttcaacgccggggtggaattgaaaaaaagtttaaaggtgaggggtttttgagtgattaggacAACGAAATATCAAagggttttttacacaaataaCTCAAAACAGGGTTTCATTAATGTTTTTACCTCAGGAAAATTTAATGTGCAACAATCtcccaaaataaaaactttctTTTCACAAATCTCCCATAAACTGATTTTAATATGAAACTGGACATTTATGCCCCTTATGCTTAAAGTAACATAGACAAAGCAATTTGGTAGCCGTTTGGCGGAGAAGCAGTCTGACAACGGTCGGACGGAGAAGCAGATCAGCGGAGAAGTAGTTTGACAGCGGTCTGACAGAGAAGTAGATCGGCAGCGGTCGGCGGAGAAGAAGTTTGGCGGAGGTCTAGCAGCGGTTCGGCGGAGAAGAAATTTGGCGGAGGTCTGACAGCGGTCGCGCCGAGTTTAgcataaaaatagagtttaacGTCGAGATCTCTTTCAAAGAAATTTGCCCACATTTTTCAGTATTATATTCTATAGAAATGGCTGCAGCTGCTACACCGGCTATGTTGACGGCGGGTTCAGTTTTTCAGAGAATGAATATTGctctattttaattgtttttttgtaagcccatccggttttcaaGGCTTcaccctgactaatccggatccgacccgtgtcgcccacctggcatggtgggggagtcttccagtgggaattttctacattcacaaggactcgaactcgagaccttgcttaagcgataccaagccgcttaccacttggaccaactcccattggttctattttaattgtttttgttttaattgataTGTTCTTAAGTCTTTCAAATTGTTTggtattttgtgtttttatttatgCTCATTATATGTTTGATAAAAGTCCTGAATGAAAAAGTGTTAAAAcatacaaaattcaatctcaggtttgcaatttttttaaagtttgtgtatGTAAAGAGTTTTTTGGTACATATATCCCATTTGAAGCTctactaaattaattattgatcCAATTATATGCAAACAAATCACATTATCCATTCAATCAATTGATTATTGTTATGCAATAGAATGATGACCAAAATGCTTCTgcatatttgattatttgtgTTGCTGGTTTATATAGTTTCCATTATTGGTCTTCTAGTAATGGCTACATTTGCATGAACTCACTTGTTATATCTCTACACATACATTTCATTAGGTCAGATTAATTTCATTTACATTTCACGTCACT
Coding sequences within it:
- the LOC130014553 gene encoding tetraspanin-11-like, which gives rise to MSSNNMSRKLVLSFINHSCLLLGLAASFSWLYFGQRVSSWRRALHANPLVDLGLLSLAAWLLKQTMCWFYPSRKTKISSLFSLAMLQILIMIILVMGYAMVVTHKGEGRVIPGRAYKEYDLEDFPNELGSYPSRSFMIPVAVRDSGVCTRFGQQFNHLNESEFYNTNLTPLQSGCCKPPSYCPYEFKNATIWRAKGSIRYFPKNDCLRWHHYEHLDEDDKKYCWNCNSCRGAVLFNVKTEWRHMVLTNTILLLSLLLFYSLPRLYYSYLH